A segment of the Thermodesulfobacteriota bacterium genome:
TCAGCGATTCGGGGAAGGTGGCGGCCGCCTCGGTCTCCCGGAGATCCTTCCCCGCGTCCGGCGGAGGGGGCGGAGGGGGCGGCGCGACGACCGGGATGCGCACCGCCTCTTCCGAATACGCGGACATCTCCTTGCGGATGTCCCGGCGGCTCTGCGCGGCATCCTTCGCGGCAAGGCGTTCCTTCCCAGCGTCCTTCTCCACGACGCGGCCGACCTGGAAGCCGAGGAAGAAGACGACGGCGATCACCACCATCGCCCCGATGAGGAAGAACGCCTGGGAGCTCCTGTCGGAATCCCCGCGGCGGAAGCCGCTCTTGTGGCGCAAGGTCCTCACATCCGCTCCGGGGCCGTCACGCCGATCAGCGAAAGGCCGGTTTCGACGACCGTCTTCACCGCTCCCGCGAGCGCCAGGCGGGCATGGGTCCGCTCGGGCGTCTCCCCCAGGAAACGGTGCTGGTGGTAGAAGGCGTGGAAAAGATCCGCCACCTCCAGGAGGTAGAACGGGATCCTGTGCGGCTCGCGGGTTTTCGCGGTCTCGGAGACGACGTCGGGGAAACGCGCGACCGCCTTCATGAGCCCCGTTTCCTCCGGGAGCTTCAGCATGGACAGCGGCGGCCGGCCGGAGAAGACTTCGCCGCGCGCTTCGGCCTCGCGGAAGATGCTGCAGATCCGGGCGTGGACGTACTGGATGTAGTAGACGGGATTGGTCCGCGCCTGGGTCTTCGCGAGCGTCAGGTCGAAGTCGAGGTGCGTGTGGAAGCTGCGCAGCAGGTAGAAGAACCGGGCCGCGTCGGTCCCCACCTCGTCGAGGACCTCCCTCAAGGTGGTGAATTCGCCCGAGCGCGTGGACATCTGCACCGGCTTTCCGTCCCGGATCAGCGTGACGAACTGGACAAGAAGGATCTCCAGCGCGGAGACGTCTCCGCCCAGCGCGCGGAGCGCCGCTCGCAGCCTCGCCACGTAGCCGTGATGGTCGGCGCCCCAGAGGTCGATCATCCGGGTGTACCCCTGCCGCATCTTGTGCCGGTGATAGGCGACGTCGGCCGCGAAATAGGTGGTGCGGCCGTCGGCCCGCACGAGCACCCGGTCCTTCTCGTCCCCCAGCTCT
Coding sequences within it:
- the argS gene encoding arginine--tRNA ligase; the protein is QESHGDFSTNAAMQIARRLGKKPRPVAEELAAAIREEDREGRIASLEVAGPGFINIVLSEGAWAETLSMALEKGPRFGSSSVGAGETVHIEFVSANPTGPLHVGHGRGAAVGDALARILEFTGHKVVREYYINDVGNQMDNLGRSLLARYRTECGRPTELPADGYKGEYMIELARELRAEVGDRYAELPEAEALPLFRKEAGERILRGIRDDLESFRVRYDGWFPEKELHEKGEVAGAIEELRGRGLLYESEGATFLRSGELGDEKDRVLVRADGRTTYFAADVAYHRHKMRQGYTRMIDLWGADHHGYVARLRAALRALGGDVSALEILLVQFVTLIRDGKPVQMSTRSGEFTTLREVLDEVGTDAARFFYLLRSFHTHLDFDLTLAKTQARTNPVYYIQYVHARICSIFREAEARGEVFSGRPPLSMLKLPEETGLMKAVARFPDVVSETAKTREPHRIPFYLLEVADLFHAFYHQHRFLGETPERTHARLALAGAVKTVVETGLSLIGVTAPERM
- a CDS encoding SPOR domain-containing protein yields the protein MRTLRHKSGFRRGDSDRSSQAFFLIGAMVVIAVVFFLGFQVGRVVEKDAGKERLAAKDAAQSRRDIRKEMSAYSEEAVRIPVVAPPPPPPPPDAGKDLRETEAAATFPESLTRKDSAPEPLVKPKPPETPGKPRFMLQAGAMKNKDSAQALRRRLEKEGFRTKMIRIEGKGGGPDLYKIRIGPHGSREEAVKAMKEIQSAFKIDVFLLKD